A section of the Macadamia integrifolia cultivar HAES 741 chromosome 9, SCU_Mint_v3, whole genome shotgun sequence genome encodes:
- the LOC122088445 gene encoding uncharacterized protein LOC122088445 isoform X2, with translation MGTREVYEQKLRSGNLYHDPTINPGLGTARCPRCLSLLNPHLEKGEWNITSVLHDAAAVAGSGAGAMLSAVHGFNTGIPFVQKHVKGPKSFPFLIGVSSISSSSIAIVFRCKCCIWRLCSSKICAALSDILLCCLKCLTLCNIAPYQVY, from the exons ATGGGGACGAGGGAGGTATACGAGCAGAAACTCAGGTCTGGTAACCTCTACCACGACCCCACCATAAACCCTGGTCTTGGAACCGCTCGCTGCCCTCGTTGTCTCTCCCTTTTAAATCCTCATCTG GAAAAAGGAGAATGGAATATAACTTCTGTTTTACACGATGCTGCTGCCGTG GCTGGCTCAGGTGCTGGTGCAATGCTTAGTGCAGTCCATGGTTTCAATACAG GAATTCCATTTGTCCAGAAACATGTGAAGGGACCCAAGTcgtttccttttcttattgggGTATCATCTATCTCTT CTTCCTCCATTGCTATTGTTTTCAGGTGCAAGTGCTGCATTTGGAG GTTATGCAGTTCCAAAATTTGCGCAGCTCTCAGTGACATCTTATTATGCTGCCTCAAGTGCCTCACATTATGCAATATCGCACCTTACCAGGTATATTGA
- the LOC122088445 gene encoding uncharacterized protein LOC122088445 isoform X1 translates to MGTREVYEQKLRSGNLYHDPTINPGLGTARCPRCLSLLNPHLEKGEWNITSVLHDAAAVAGSGAGAMLSAVHGFNTGIPFVQKHVKGPKSFPFLIGLPPLLLFSGASAAFGGYAVPKFAQLSVTSYYAASSASHYAISHLTRYIEETHIARNLNQRSR, encoded by the exons ATGGGGACGAGGGAGGTATACGAGCAGAAACTCAGGTCTGGTAACCTCTACCACGACCCCACCATAAACCCTGGTCTTGGAACCGCTCGCTGCCCTCGTTGTCTCTCCCTTTTAAATCCTCATCTG GAAAAAGGAGAATGGAATATAACTTCTGTTTTACACGATGCTGCTGCCGTG GCTGGCTCAGGTGCTGGTGCAATGCTTAGTGCAGTCCATGGTTTCAATACAG GAATTCCATTTGTCCAGAAACATGTGAAGGGACCCAAGTcgtttccttttcttattggg CTTCCTCCATTGCTATTGTTTTCAGGTGCAAGTGCTGCATTTGGAG GTTATGCAGTTCCAAAATTTGCGCAGCTCTCAGTGACATCTTATTATGCTGCCTCAAGTGCCTCACATTATGCAATATCGCACCTTACCAGGTATATTGAAGAAACACACATTGCTCGCAACCTAAATCAAAGATCAAGGTAA